Proteins found in one Pseudomonas mosselii genomic segment:
- a CDS encoding AMP-binding protein yields the protein MPQPSHTQGSKATPLLTHCIGDVFDATVARFADREALVVCHQHLRYTWRQLADAVDQHARALMALGLQAGDRLGIWAPNCAEWCITQFASAKIGAILVNINPAYRTSELEYALGQSACQWVICADAFKTSDYHAMLLDLAPELGACRPGELHSARLPELRGVISLAATPPNGFLAWSALQARAGEIDAGQLAVRQASLHRHEPINIQYTSGTTGFPKGATLSHHNILNNGYMVGESLGLTEHDRLVVPVPLYHCFGMVMANLGCMTHGSTLIYPNDAFDPLLTLQAVAEERATALYGVPTMFIAELDHPRRHEFDLSSLRTGIMAGATCPIEVMRRVIDEMHMGEVQIAYGMTETSPVSLQTGAADDLERRVTSVGRTQPWLESKVIDSTGGTLARGEIGELCTRGYSVMLGYWNNPKATAESIDADGWMRTGDLAVMDDEGYVRIVGRSKDMIIRGGENIYPRELEEFFFTHPAVADVQVIGIPCSRYGEEIVAWVRLHPGQALGEDALRDWARARIAHFKVPRHFRFVDAFPMTVTGKVQKFRMREISIEELAGGTDQ from the coding sequence ATGCCCCAGCCCAGCCATACCCAAGGCTCAAAAGCCACTCCATTGCTTACCCATTGCATCGGCGACGTCTTCGACGCCACGGTCGCCCGCTTCGCCGACCGCGAAGCGCTGGTGGTCTGCCACCAGCACCTGCGCTACACCTGGCGGCAACTGGCAGATGCTGTCGACCAGCACGCCCGCGCCCTGATGGCCCTGGGCCTGCAGGCCGGCGATCGCCTGGGCATCTGGGCACCCAACTGCGCCGAGTGGTGCATCACCCAGTTCGCCAGCGCCAAGATCGGTGCGATCCTGGTCAACATCAACCCGGCCTACCGCACCAGCGAGCTGGAGTACGCCCTGGGCCAGTCGGCCTGCCAATGGGTGATCTGCGCCGACGCCTTCAAGACCTCCGACTACCACGCCATGCTGCTGGACTTGGCGCCCGAGCTCGGCGCCTGCCGGCCGGGCGAGTTGCACAGCGCGCGCCTGCCCGAGCTGCGCGGGGTCATCAGCCTGGCCGCCACGCCCCCCAATGGCTTCCTGGCCTGGTCGGCATTGCAGGCCCGCGCCGGCGAAATCGACGCCGGGCAGTTGGCCGTACGCCAGGCCAGCCTGCACCGGCATGAGCCGATCAACATCCAGTACACCTCCGGCACCACCGGTTTCCCCAAGGGCGCGACCCTCAGCCACCACAACATCCTCAACAACGGCTACATGGTCGGCGAAAGCCTCGGGCTGACCGAGCACGACCGGCTGGTGGTGCCGGTGCCGCTGTACCACTGCTTCGGCATGGTCATGGCCAACCTCGGCTGCATGACCCACGGCAGCACCCTGATCTACCCCAACGACGCCTTCGATCCGCTGCTGACTTTGCAGGCTGTGGCCGAGGAGCGCGCCACCGCGCTATACGGTGTGCCGACCATGTTCATCGCCGAACTCGACCACCCACGCCGCCACGAGTTCGACCTGAGCAGCCTGCGCACCGGCATCATGGCCGGCGCCACCTGCCCGATCGAGGTGATGCGCCGGGTGATCGACGAGATGCATATGGGCGAGGTGCAGATCGCCTACGGCATGACCGAGACCAGCCCGGTTTCGTTGCAGACCGGCGCCGCCGACGATCTGGAGCGCCGGGTGACCAGCGTCGGCCGCACCCAGCCGTGGCTGGAGAGCAAGGTGATCGACAGCACAGGTGGCACCCTGGCACGCGGCGAAATCGGCGAGCTGTGCACCCGCGGCTACAGCGTAATGCTCGGCTACTGGAACAACCCCAAGGCCACCGCCGAGAGCATCGATGCCGATGGCTGGATGCGCACCGGCGACCTGGCGGTGATGGACGATGAAGGCTATGTGCGTATCGTTGGCCGCAGCAAGGACATGATCATCCGCGGTGGCGAGAACATCTACCCGCGGGAGCTTGAGGAGTTTTTCTTCACCCACCCGGCGGTGGCCGACGTGCAGGTCATCGGCATTCCCTGCAGCCGCTATGGCGAGGAGATCGTCGCCTGGGTCCGTCTTCACCCGGGTCAGGCGCTGGGCGAGGACGCGCTGCGAGACTGGGCACGGGCGCGCATCGCGCATTTCAAGGTGCCGCGGCATTTTCGCTTCGTCGACGCGTTCCCGATGACCGTGACCGGCAAGGTACAGAAGTTCAGGATGCGTGAGATCAGCATCGAGGAATTGGCGGGCGGCACCGATCAATAG
- a CDS encoding TetR/AcrR family transcriptional regulator: MRRTLQEERLLKALAQAIVVHPRATLKELAETAGVSKATLHRFCGTRDNLVKLLEDHGEQVLNQVILEADLERIEPLAGIRHLIAEHLKHRELLMFLMFQYRPDTLLNDAEDLRWQAYIQAMDAFFLRAQQLGVLRIDISAAVFTETFMTLVYGMVDAEHRGRAASADSARTVEQLFLNGARPQG; this comes from the coding sequence ATGCGTAGAACCCTCCAGGAAGAGCGCCTGCTCAAAGCCCTGGCCCAGGCCATTGTCGTCCACCCCCGCGCCACCCTCAAGGAGCTGGCGGAAACCGCCGGGGTCAGCAAGGCGACCCTGCACCGTTTCTGCGGCACCCGCGACAACCTGGTGAAGCTGCTCGAGGACCATGGCGAGCAGGTGCTCAACCAGGTCATCCTCGAAGCCGACCTGGAACGCATCGAACCGCTGGCCGGTATTCGTCACCTGATCGCCGAACACCTCAAGCACCGCGAGTTGCTGATGTTCCTGATGTTCCAGTACCGCCCCGACACCTTGCTCAACGACGCCGAGGACCTGCGCTGGCAGGCCTATATCCAGGCCATGGACGCGTTCTTCCTGCGCGCCCAGCAGTTGGGCGTGCTGCGCATCGATATCAGCGCGGCGGTGTTCACCGAAACGTTCATGACCCTGGTCTACGGCATGGTCGATGCCGAGCACCGTGGCCGCGCCGCGAGCGCCGACAGCGCGCGGACGGTCGAGCAGCTGTTCCTGAACGGCGCCCGGCCACAGGGCTGA
- a CDS encoding acyl-CoA dehydrogenase family protein: MQDLELSEEQIMIRDMARDFARGEIAPHAQAWEKAGWIDDDAVRKMGELGLLGMVAPEQFGGSYTDYVAYALAVEEISAADGATGAMMSIHNSVGCGPLLAYGTPEQQQAWLPQLASGEAIGCFCLTEPQAGSEAHNLRTRAELVDGQWVINGAKQFVSNARRAKLAIVFAVTDPELGKKGLSAFLVPTDNPGFKVDRSEHKMGIRASDTCAVTLDDCRIPAANLLGERGKGLAIALSNLEGGRIGIAAQALGIARAAFEAALTYSRERIQFGKPINEHQSIANLLADMQVQVNAARLLILHAARLRSAGKPCLSEASQAKLFASEMAERVCSMAIQVHGGYGYLEDYPVEKYYRDARITQIYEGSSEIQRMLIARELKHYTV; this comes from the coding sequence ATGCAAGACCTGGAACTGAGCGAAGAGCAGATCATGATCCGCGACATGGCCCGCGATTTCGCCCGCGGCGAGATCGCGCCCCATGCCCAGGCCTGGGAAAAGGCCGGCTGGATCGACGATGACGCGGTGCGCAAGATGGGCGAACTGGGCCTGCTCGGCATGGTCGCCCCGGAGCAGTTCGGCGGCAGCTACACCGACTACGTGGCCTACGCCCTGGCGGTGGAGGAAATCTCCGCCGCCGATGGCGCCACCGGGGCGATGATGAGCATCCACAACTCGGTGGGCTGCGGCCCGCTGCTGGCCTACGGCACGCCCGAGCAGCAGCAGGCCTGGCTGCCGCAACTGGCCAGCGGCGAGGCGATCGGCTGCTTCTGCCTGACCGAGCCGCAGGCCGGCTCCGAGGCCCACAACCTGCGCACCCGCGCCGAACTGGTCGATGGCCAGTGGGTGATCAACGGCGCCAAGCAGTTCGTCAGCAACGCCCGCCGCGCCAAACTGGCCATCGTCTTTGCCGTGACCGACCCGGAACTGGGCAAGAAAGGCCTTTCGGCCTTCCTGGTACCCACTGACAACCCAGGCTTCAAGGTCGACCGCAGCGAGCACAAGATGGGCATCCGCGCCTCCGACACCTGCGCGGTGACCCTGGACGACTGCCGCATCCCGGCCGCCAACCTGCTGGGCGAGCGCGGCAAGGGGCTGGCCATCGCCCTGTCCAACCTCGAAGGCGGGCGCATCGGCATCGCCGCCCAGGCCCTGGGCATTGCCCGCGCGGCGTTCGAGGCGGCGCTGACCTACTCCCGCGAGCGCATCCAGTTCGGCAAGCCGATCAACGAGCACCAGAGCATCGCCAACCTGCTGGCCGACATGCAGGTGCAGGTCAACGCAGCTCGCCTGCTGATCCTGCATGCCGCGCGCCTGCGCAGCGCCGGCAAGCCTTGCCTGTCGGAGGCCTCCCAGGCCAAGCTGTTCGCCTCGGAGATGGCCGAGCGGGTCTGCTCGATGGCGATCCAGGTGCATGGCGGGTACGGCTACCTGGAAGACTACCCGGTGGAGAAGTACTATCGCGATGCGCGCATTACCCAGATCTACGAGGGTTCCAGCGAGATCCAACGCATGCTGATTGCGCGTGAGTTGAAGCATTACACGGTTTGA
- a CDS encoding enoyl-CoA hydratase/isomerase family protein, producing the protein MTAHAQPSATDQVLAEVRNHIGHLTLNRPAGLNALTLDMVRSLQRHLDQWAQDPQVHAVMLRGEGPKGFCAGGDIRSLHDSYKAGEKLHEDFFVEEYALDLCIHRYRKPVLVLMDGFTLGGGMGLAQGCDLRIVTERSRLGMPEVGIGYFPDVGGSYFLPRVPGELGIYLGVSGSQIKAADALYCGLADWYVDSEKLAALDDRLDRLAFGANPLKDLQGLLAGLGTQTLADAPLAQLRPVIDHFFALPDLPSIIEQLRAVTIGDSRQWALDTADLLDTRSPLAMAVTLELLRRGRHLALEDCFAMELHIDRQWFAHGDIIEGVRALIVDKDKQPRWNPPTLAGLTTQRVDQFFEGL; encoded by the coding sequence ATGACCGCGCACGCTCAACCCTCGGCAACGGATCAAGTACTGGCCGAGGTCCGCAACCACATTGGCCACCTCACCCTCAACCGCCCCGCCGGCCTCAACGCCCTGACCCTGGACATGGTGCGCAGCCTGCAGCGCCACCTCGACCAGTGGGCCCAGGATCCGCAGGTGCACGCCGTGATGCTGCGTGGCGAGGGGCCCAAGGGCTTCTGCGCCGGTGGCGATATCCGCTCGCTGCACGACAGCTACAAGGCCGGCGAGAAACTCCACGAGGACTTCTTCGTCGAGGAATACGCCCTGGATCTGTGCATCCACCGCTACCGCAAGCCGGTGCTGGTGCTGATGGACGGTTTCACCCTCGGCGGCGGGATGGGCCTGGCCCAGGGTTGCGACCTGCGCATCGTCACCGAACGCAGCCGCCTGGGCATGCCCGAGGTGGGCATCGGCTACTTCCCGGATGTCGGCGGCAGCTACTTCCTGCCCCGGGTACCGGGCGAGCTGGGCATCTACCTGGGCGTCAGCGGCAGCCAGATCAAGGCGGCCGATGCCTTGTACTGCGGCCTGGCCGACTGGTATGTCGACAGTGAGAAGCTCGCGGCCCTCGATGACAGGCTCGACCGCCTGGCGTTCGGCGCCAACCCGCTCAAGGACCTGCAAGGCTTGCTCGCCGGGTTGGGCACCCAGACCTTGGCGGACGCGCCACTGGCGCAACTGCGCCCGGTGATCGACCACTTCTTCGCCCTGCCCGACCTGCCGAGCATCATCGAGCAGTTGCGCGCCGTGACCATCGGCGACAGTCGCCAGTGGGCGCTGGACACCGCCGACCTGCTGGATACGCGCTCGCCGTTGGCCATGGCCGTGACTCTGGAACTGCTGCGTCGCGGCCGCCACCTGGCCCTGGAAGACTGCTTCGCCATGGAACTGCACATCGACCGCCAGTGGTTCGCCCATGGCGACATCATCGAAGGCGTGCGCGCCCTGATCGTCGACAAGGACAAGCAACCCCGCTGGAATCCGCCGACCCTGGCCGGCCTCACCACCCAGCGGGTCGACCAATTCTTCGAAGGCCTGTGA
- a CDS encoding helix-turn-helix transcriptional regulator, producing the protein MSNAQLNSPDWYAQMARVVDAIGTPVFVEALFAALNQLATCQAITVFLYPRKGLPSALFAKDDEGPWLPEGNVQKYLEGYYLLCPFYRACMDGMPAGCYRLSDVAPDHFKRSEYYTSFYQHAHLEDELNYLVPLDAQLSIAVALGSTRRLGSRQVAELKCVAAWVVAVVRRHWGQLDAEALGGRFESVLGRQINAALNNFGSSLLTERECHIAQYLLRGHSTRSLAERLGISEDTVKTHRKNLYAKLDIATQAELFSLFIASLAQAQEGLSKDPLESYLRRR; encoded by the coding sequence ATGAGCAACGCCCAGCTGAATTCGCCCGACTGGTACGCACAGATGGCCCGCGTGGTCGACGCCATTGGCACGCCCGTTTTCGTCGAGGCATTGTTCGCCGCCCTCAACCAACTGGCGACGTGCCAGGCCATCACGGTGTTCCTGTACCCACGCAAAGGCCTGCCCTCGGCACTGTTCGCCAAGGACGACGAGGGACCCTGGCTGCCGGAGGGCAACGTGCAGAAGTACCTCGAAGGCTACTACCTGTTGTGCCCGTTCTACCGCGCCTGCATGGACGGCATGCCCGCCGGCTGCTATCGCCTCAGCGATGTCGCCCCCGATCATTTCAAGCGCAGCGAGTACTACACCTCGTTCTACCAGCATGCCCACCTGGAGGACGAACTCAACTACCTGGTGCCGCTGGACGCCCAGCTGTCCATCGCCGTGGCCCTGGGCAGCACCCGGCGCCTGGGCAGCCGCCAGGTGGCCGAGCTCAAGTGCGTCGCTGCCTGGGTGGTGGCGGTGGTGCGCCGACACTGGGGGCAGCTGGATGCCGAGGCCCTGGGCGGACGCTTCGAGAGCGTGCTTGGGCGGCAGATCAACGCCGCGCTGAACAATTTCGGCTCCTCCCTGCTCACCGAGCGTGAATGCCATATCGCCCAGTACCTGCTGCGCGGCCATTCCACGCGCTCGCTGGCCGAACGCCTGGGGATCAGCGAGGACACCGTCAAGACCCACCGCAAGAACCTCTACGCCAAGCTCGACATCGCCACCCAGGCCGAGCTGTTCTCGCTGTTCATCGCTTCGCTGGCCCAGGCCCAGGAAGGCTTGAGCAAGGACCCGCTGGAAAGCTACCTGCGACGGCGCTGA
- a CDS encoding aldehyde dehydrogenase, with amino-acid sequence MHTKSDWQQRAARQSFITTALIDGRPVAARDGVTFAAVNPATGRCLAQVAACADDEIDQAVRAARRAFEHGPWARMAPAERKRVLLRLAELMLAHREELALLDSLNMGKPVMDAYNIDVPGAAHVFAWYGEALDKLYDQVAPTAASAVAMISREALGVVGAVVPWNFPLDMAAWKVAPALAAGNSVVLKPAEQSPFSALRLAELALQAGLPEGVLNVVPGLGETAGRALGLHPDVDCLVFTGSTQVGKYFMQYSAQSNLKQVWLECGGKSPNLVFDDCRDLDLAAQKAAFGIFFNQGEVCSANSRLYVQRSIHDEFVERLLRQAREWLPGDPLDPASRAGAIVDAGQTARIEAAIAQGRAEGARLLCGGERLSVNGSQNFITPTIFTDVRQDMALAREEIFGPVLAVSAFDDEEQAIALANDSVYGLAASVWSDDLNRAHRVARRLKVGTVSVNTVDALDVTVPFGGGRQSGFGRDLSLHSFDKYTQLKTTWIQLR; translated from the coding sequence GTGCATACGAAAAGCGATTGGCAGCAGCGCGCTGCACGGCAAAGCTTCATCACCACCGCGTTGATCGACGGCCGCCCGGTGGCGGCCCGCGACGGCGTCACCTTCGCCGCCGTCAATCCGGCGACCGGGCGTTGCCTGGCCCAGGTCGCCGCCTGCGCCGACGACGAGATCGACCAAGCGGTGCGTGCCGCCCGCCGAGCCTTCGAGCACGGCCCCTGGGCACGCATGGCTCCGGCCGAGCGCAAGCGCGTGCTGTTGCGCCTGGCCGAGCTGATGCTGGCCCACCGTGAGGAGCTGGCGCTGCTCGATTCGCTGAACATGGGCAAGCCGGTGATGGACGCCTACAACATCGACGTCCCCGGCGCCGCCCACGTTTTCGCCTGGTACGGCGAGGCGCTGGACAAGCTCTACGACCAGGTTGCGCCGACCGCGGCCAGCGCCGTGGCAATGATCAGCCGCGAGGCGCTGGGCGTTGTCGGCGCGGTGGTGCCGTGGAACTTCCCGCTGGACATGGCCGCCTGGAAGGTTGCCCCGGCGTTGGCCGCAGGCAACAGCGTGGTGCTCAAGCCCGCCGAGCAGTCGCCGTTCTCGGCCCTGCGCCTGGCGGAGCTTGCATTGCAGGCCGGGCTGCCGGAGGGCGTGCTCAACGTGGTGCCGGGCCTGGGCGAGACCGCGGGCCGCGCCCTGGGCCTGCACCCGGACGTGGACTGCCTGGTGTTCACCGGCTCCACCCAGGTGGGCAAGTACTTCATGCAGTATTCGGCGCAGTCCAACCTCAAGCAGGTGTGGCTCGAATGCGGCGGCAAGAGCCCGAACCTGGTGTTCGACGACTGCCGCGACCTCGATCTGGCGGCGCAGAAGGCGGCGTTCGGCATCTTCTTCAACCAGGGCGAGGTGTGCTCGGCCAACTCGCGGCTGTATGTGCAGCGCTCGATCCATGACGAGTTCGTCGAGCGCCTGCTGCGCCAGGCCCGTGAATGGTTGCCGGGCGACCCGCTGGACCCGGCCAGCCGCGCCGGCGCCATCGTCGATGCCGGGCAGACCGCGCGCATCGAAGCGGCCATCGCCCAGGGCCGGGCCGAGGGCGCGCGCCTGCTGTGCGGCGGCGAGCGGCTGAGCGTGAACGGCTCGCAGAATTTCATCACGCCGACGATCTTCACCGACGTGCGCCAGGACATGGCCCTGGCCCGCGAGGAGATCTTCGGCCCGGTGCTGGCGGTCAGTGCTTTCGACGACGAGGAGCAGGCCATCGCCCTGGCCAACGACAGCGTCTACGGCCTGGCCGCATCGGTCTGGAGCGACGACCTCAACCGCGCCCACCGCGTGGCCCGGCGGCTGAAGGTCGGCACGGTGTCGGTCAACACCGTCGATGCCCTGGATGTGACCGTTCCCTTCGGCGGCGGGCGCCAGTCCGGCTTTGGCCGCGACCTCTCGCTGCATTCGTTCGACAAGTACACCCAGCTCAAGACCACCTGGATCCAGCTGCGCTGA
- a CDS encoding aspartate aminotransferase family protein: protein MNAPFSPKRDTRDYQASDAAHHIHAFLDQKALNAEGPRVITRGEGLYLWDNDGRRYLDGMSGLWCTQLGYGRKDLTAAAAAQMDQLAYYNMFFHTTHPAVIELSELLFSLLPGHYSHAIYTNSGSEANEVLIRTVRRYWQVVGQPSKKIMIGRWNGYHGSTLAATALGGMKFMHEMGGLIPDVAHIDEPYWFAAGGELTPAEFGRRCALQLEEKILELGAENVAGFIAEPFQGAGGMIFPPESYWPEIQRICRQYDVLLCADEVIGGFGRTGEWFAHQHFGFEPDTLSIAKGLTSGYVPMGGLVLSKRIAEALVERGGVFAHGLTYSGHPVAAAVAVANLKALRDEGIVRQVKDDTGPYLQRILREVFADHPLIGEVQGAGLVAALQFVEDKATRKRFANENDLAWQCRTFGFEEGVIIRSTLGRMIMAPALVASRSELDELVDKTRIAVDRVAGRVARR from the coding sequence ATGAACGCACCTTTCTCGCCCAAACGCGACACCCGCGACTACCAGGCCAGCGACGCCGCCCACCACATCCACGCCTTCCTCGACCAGAAGGCGCTCAACGCCGAGGGCCCACGGGTCATCACCCGCGGTGAAGGCCTGTACCTGTGGGACAACGACGGCCGCCGCTACCTGGACGGTATGTCCGGCCTGTGGTGCACCCAGCTCGGCTACGGTCGCAAGGACCTGACCGCCGCCGCCGCCGCGCAGATGGACCAGCTGGCGTACTACAACATGTTCTTTCACACCACCCACCCGGCGGTGATCGAACTGTCCGAGCTGTTGTTCAGCCTGTTGCCGGGTCACTACAGCCACGCCATCTATACCAACTCCGGCTCCGAGGCCAACGAGGTGCTGATCCGCACCGTGCGCCGCTACTGGCAGGTGGTCGGCCAGCCGAGCAAGAAGATCATGATCGGCCGCTGGAATGGCTACCACGGCTCGACCCTGGCGGCCACGGCGTTGGGCGGGATGAAGTTCATGCATGAAATGGGCGGGCTGATCCCGGACGTTGCGCATATCGACGAGCCTTACTGGTTCGCCGCGGGTGGCGAGCTGACCCCGGCCGAGTTTGGCCGCCGCTGCGCCCTGCAGTTGGAGGAGAAGATCCTCGAACTGGGCGCCGAGAACGTCGCCGGTTTCATCGCCGAGCCGTTCCAGGGCGCCGGCGGCATGATCTTCCCGCCCGAGAGCTATTGGCCGGAGATCCAGCGCATCTGCCGCCAGTACGATGTGCTGCTGTGCGCCGACGAGGTGATCGGCGGTTTCGGTCGTACCGGCGAGTGGTTCGCCCACCAGCACTTCGGTTTCGAGCCCGACACCCTGTCCATCGCCAAGGGCCTGACCAGCGGCTACGTGCCCATGGGCGGCCTGGTGCTGAGCAAGCGCATCGCCGAGGCGTTGGTGGAGCGGGGCGGGGTGTTCGCCCACGGCCTGACCTATTCCGGCCACCCGGTGGCGGCGGCGGTGGCGGTGGCCAACCTCAAGGCCTTGCGCGATGAAGGCATCGTGCGTCAGGTCAAGGACGACACCGGTCCGTACCTGCAGCGCATCCTGCGTGAGGTGTTCGCCGATCACCCGCTGATCGGCGAGGTGCAGGGCGCCGGACTGGTGGCGGCGCTGCAGTTCGTCGAGGACAAGGCCACGCGCAAGCGCTTCGCCAACGAGAACGACCTGGCCTGGCAGTGCCGCACCTTCGGTTTCGAGGAAGGAGTGATCATCCGTTCGACCCTGGGGCGGATGATCATGGCGCCGGCGCTGGTGGCCAGCCGAAGCGAGCTGGACGAGCTGGTGGACAAGACCCGGATCGCGGTGGATCGCGTGGCGGGGAGGGTCGCCAGACGCTGA
- a CDS encoding helix-turn-helix transcriptional regulator, which produces MHNLFTEASTHAGLARTVEQIGQPRFWRQLILLLQQWLAFDNALAMVYPRAGLPRALEIFDARGEGNPEAMALYLSGLYQLDPFYQACQERIGDGLHRLEEVAPDQFRQSEYYLKYFHDHVLEDEVQFIVQLGESGALSLSLGRRERFDSASHGLLAVVCPWVVALMAQHWLQLSLRPAPATGMAHQVRDAMSLFGAKVLSERELEIARMILRGYSSKAMAERLAISPETIKVHRRHLYAKLDISSQPELFSLFLQSLGHDPQDP; this is translated from the coding sequence ATGCATAACCTGTTCACCGAAGCCAGTACCCACGCAGGCCTGGCCCGCACCGTCGAGCAGATCGGCCAGCCGCGCTTCTGGCGCCAGCTGATCCTGTTGCTGCAGCAATGGCTGGCGTTCGACAACGCGCTGGCGATGGTCTACCCGCGCGCCGGCCTGCCCCGCGCGCTGGAGATCTTCGATGCCCGGGGCGAAGGCAATCCCGAGGCCATGGCCTTGTACCTGAGCGGGCTGTACCAGCTCGACCCGTTCTACCAGGCCTGCCAGGAGCGCATCGGCGATGGTCTGCATCGCCTGGAGGAAGTGGCGCCGGACCAGTTCCGCCAGAGCGAGTACTACCTCAAGTACTTCCACGACCATGTGCTGGAAGACGAAGTGCAGTTCATCGTGCAGTTGGGTGAAAGTGGCGCCCTGTCGTTGTCGCTGGGCCGCCGCGAGCGGTTTGACAGCGCCAGTCATGGGTTGCTGGCGGTGGTGTGCCCGTGGGTAGTCGCGCTGATGGCCCAGCACTGGCTGCAGCTGAGCCTGCGCCCGGCGCCAGCGACGGGCATGGCCCACCAAGTACGCGACGCCATGAGCCTGTTTGGAGCGAAAGTGTTGTCGGAGCGCGAGCTGGAAATCGCCCGAATGATCCTGCGCGGGTACTCATCCAAGGCCATGGCAGAGCGGCTGGCCATTTCGCCGGAGACCATCAAGGTCCATCGTCGGCACCTGTACGCCAAGCTGGACATCTCATCGCAGCCGGAGTTGTTTTCGCTGTTCCTGCAGTCACTGGGACATGATCCGCAGGACCCGTGA